The proteins below are encoded in one region of Struthio camelus isolate bStrCam1 chromosome 11, bStrCam1.hap1, whole genome shotgun sequence:
- the CITED1 gene encoding cbp/p300-interacting transactivator 1, with the protein MSSLLAMKDRKVVTILHYPGVGMNASKAGGGPHLAGAAAMPASAAPAPAKASSFALQTGPHLLASMHLQKLNSQYHAMAGPGPPAEPGSLPGWGFGAQPLGPGTLPPSAGTHSPGIIDSDPVDEEVLMSLVVELGLDRANELPELWLGQNEFDFAADFPAGY; encoded by the coding sequence ATGAGCTCGCTGCTGGCTATGAAGGACCGCAAGGTGGTGACCATCCTGCATTACCCCGGCGTGGGCATGAACGCCAGCAAGGCCGGTGGCGGGCCGCACCTCGCCGGCGCGGCGGCGATGCCGGCCTCTGCGGCCCCGGCACCTGCAAAGGCATCCTCCTTCGCCCTGCAGACGGGCCCCCATCTCCTGGCCAGCATGCACCTCCAGAAACTCAACAGCCAGTACCACGCcatggcggggccggggcccccggctGAGCCTGGTTCACTGCCCGGCTGGGGCTTCGGGGCTCAGCCCCTGGGCCCGGGGACTCTGCCACCCTCGGCTGGCACCCACAGCCCTGGTATCATCGACTCGGACCCCGTGGATGAGGAGGTCCTCATGTCTTTGGTGGTGGAGCTGGGCCTCGACAGGGCCAACGAGCTGCCGGAGCTGTGGCTTGGGCAGAACGAGTTTGACTTCGCTGCGGACTTCCCGGCTGGCTACTGA
- the RPS4X gene encoding small ribosomal subunit protein eS4, X isoform — translation MARGPKKHLKRVAAPKHWMLDKLTGVFAPRPSTGPHKLRECLPLIIFLRNRLKYALTGDEVKKICMQRFIKIDGKVRTDITYPAGFMDVISIEKTGEHFRLVYDTKGRFAVHRITAEEAKYKLCKVRKIFVGTKGIPHLVTHDARTIRYPDPLIKVNDTIQIDLETGKITDFIKFDTGNLCMVTGGANLGRIGVITNRERHPGSFDVVHVKDANGNSFATRLSNIFVIGKGNKPWISLPRGKGIRLTIAEERDKRLAAKQSSG, via the exons ATG GCCCGCGGCCCGAAGAAGCACCTCAAGCGCGTGGCGGCGCCGAAGCACTGGATGCTGGACAAGCTGACGGGCGTTTTC GCACCCCGTCCATCAACAGGCCCTCACAAGCTGAGGGAGTGCCTTCCACTCATCATCTTCCTGAGGAACAGACTGAAGTATGCCTTGACAGGAGATGAAGTCAAAAAGATCTGCATGCAGAGGTTCATCAAGATAGACGGCAAAGTTCGCACAGACATCACCTATCCTGCTGGCTTCATGG ATGTCATCAGCATTGAGAAAACAGGCGAGCATTTCCGCTTGGTGTATGATACCAAGGGCCGTTTTGCTGTTCACCGCATCACAGCTGAAGAGGCGAAG TATAAGTTGTGCAAGGTGAGGAAGATCTTTGTGGGCACCAAAGGAATCCCTCATCTGGTTACCCATGACGCCCGCACCATCCGCTATCCAGACCCCCTCATCAAGGTGAATGATACTATCCAAATTGACCTGGAGACAGGCAAGATCACAGACTTCATCAAGTTCGACACAG GTAACCTGTGCATGGTGACTGGCGGTGCCAACTTGGGCCGTATTGGTGTGATCACCAACCGGGAGAGACACCCTGGCTCATTTGATGTGGTTCATGTGAAGGACGCCAATGGCAATAGCTTTGCCACCAGACTCTCCAACATCTTTGTTATTGGCAAA GGCAACAAGCCATGGATCTCCCTGCCCCGTGGAAAGGGGATTCGCCTGACCATTGCTGAAGAGAGAGACAAGAGACTGGCAGCCAAACAGAGCAGTGGGTAA